Proteins encoded by one window of candidate division KSB1 bacterium:
- a CDS encoding efflux RND transporter periplasmic adaptor subunit yields the protein MFNIKTVLFLAIINVVSNLACGNGGGSNEGANGSAADLPNRIPVQTHVIQQGEVVDLVRAIGTIFPLHDVTISSQTAGTVIEVYVEVGARVEKGTPLVQIDPELKQLALEQAEANLMQAKAAFDKATKDFERNEKLHMTNDISQYIFESARLQKKSAEATYLTANANVKIAKRQLKDARIVSPVSGLVAARLVELGSTVAPGVPIAKVVDISQVKVKFGVAEKDVVKVEKGQPATISVDSYAQFKFSGQVSSVGPQADLSTRTFPIEVLVDNPELQLKAGMISRVEIATQTNEDALLLPKSALLERASQTIIYIIKDGTARKRIPKLGIESGDYITILEGAEAGDEVVVIGQENLSEGVEVKRN from the coding sequence CAAACGAAGGGGCTAACGGAAGTGCAGCAGATTTACCAAACCGTATCCCGGTGCAGACGCACGTCATTCAACAGGGTGAAGTCGTCGATTTGGTACGGGCGATCGGTACCATTTTTCCGCTGCATGATGTCACTATTTCTTCCCAAACAGCCGGTACCGTTATCGAAGTCTATGTCGAGGTTGGCGCCCGTGTAGAAAAAGGGACGCCTTTGGTGCAAATAGATCCCGAATTAAAACAGCTTGCTCTCGAACAAGCAGAAGCCAATCTGATGCAAGCAAAAGCTGCCTTTGATAAAGCAACGAAAGATTTTGAGCGAAATGAAAAACTGCACATGACAAATGATATTTCTCAGTATATATTTGAAAGTGCTCGTTTACAAAAAAAATCCGCTGAAGCAACATATTTAACAGCGAACGCAAATGTGAAAATAGCAAAACGCCAACTAAAGGATGCGCGCATCGTCAGTCCTGTGAGCGGGCTTGTAGCCGCACGACTGGTTGAGTTGGGCAGCACGGTTGCTCCCGGGGTTCCAATTGCGAAAGTCGTGGACATCAGTCAGGTGAAAGTAAAATTTGGCGTCGCTGAGAAAGACGTTGTAAAGGTGGAAAAAGGACAGCCGGCAACTATTTCAGTAGATTCGTATGCACAATTCAAGTTTTCCGGCCAGGTATCTTCAGTAGGACCGCAAGCTGATTTGTCCACCCGAACATTTCCAATCGAGGTGTTGGTTGATAATCCTGAATTGCAATTAAAAGCCGGCATGATTTCCAGAGTTGAAATCGCAACCCAAACCAATGAAGATGCACTCCTGCTGCCAAAAAGCGCTTTACTCGAAAGAGCCAGTCAAACGATTATTTACATTATTAAAGATGGAACTGCCCGGAAACGCATCCCAAAATTGGGAATTGAGAGTGGAGATTATATCACAATTTTAGAAGGCGCCGAAGCGGGCGACGAAGTGGTTGTGATAGGACAGGAAAATTTGTCAGAGGGAGTAGAGGTTAAAAGAAATTAA